Genomic window (Macrobrachium rosenbergii isolate ZJJX-2024 chromosome 48, ASM4041242v1, whole genome shotgun sequence):
ACTACAGTagaagaaaaccccacagttgttcgaagaagtaacagagagattggacagcaagaGTGAAGAAAAGAAGTGGGAGTGGAGACAAAGTACCAGgcttaaaagtgggtgcagtCAGGGGatgaaaggacactgcaaacaccctttagtaatgccaacagCGCAAAATGTGAGGTCCACTGATGGCAACCCCCCCAAAATGGGGACTCAAGTGTTGGCCAAACCCACTTGATGGAACCGTGaacaatacacaaatacaattATCCCCACTCTAATCATCTTGGTAGGCAAGCAGGACACAATGCCAATAACCCTATCCCAAAAAACTTGACCATTACTGATAATCAATGTACATACTGGCATACTGATACCTCCTGTAAGTCCAACTGAACATTATTGGGCTGTTGGTGAGACCACCATAGCTCCCACTATTGGCTATAAAAATAAACTCCATTCCCAGCAATGGCATCTACTCTTCATAACCAAAATTGGAGACAATTGAAGTtgtaaaagatgataaaatttcAAAGTTATAATCATACTGAGAAATAgacaaaaagtataaaagaaacatttagATTCAAACAGGGAAAAATAGTCCTCAAGTCAAAGGGCTGTCTCACCCATCACACACCttccacagagaaaaaaatattttacggtGTAGCCTTGTGACTGCAAAAAGGCATTTCCTCATCGTGatgaacatgaaaaaatagaTACAGTCAAACAAATAAACCacagaaacttaaaaatgaagaggttaaaaaagtttcaagaaaaaatgtcaacaaaaatgcataaaaaaaaggtcagggaccacgagagagagagagagagagagagagagagagagagagagagagagagagagagagagagtgtgtgtcaaACCTTCAAGCTCTGACAGAGAATAGGTaggaaaaggtgaagaaattTATTCAGGTGGCACTGCAACTAGATGGGAGGAATGGAATCAGAATCTAAAAACAGCAGAgaggaaaacgagtaaatacGTGTATATGTGGCTGAGGAAagatggaaaagatgaaaaagcgGATAGATTATTTTAAAGTTGAAAACCTTCCGAGTGAAGAAAATGACCTTGAACTGGAGGATGTTGGCATAATGGAGGGACCAATAAAGAACAAAACAGAAGGCCCttaggaagatgaaaaatggaaaagccCCAGAACCacctgaataacaataaaagttgCAAGATCATCAGTCATCCGTGGACTTACTAGAACACAACATATGAAAACCTTATAAAGGAAGAGATAtggcaaaaataatgaaaaaaatgcctCAATGTAATGGTATATGAAATAAAGTGGGATACACTGCACTATGGATATACCAGAGGAATAAAACTACTTGAGCTTTctatgaaaatgttggaaaatgtGCTGGATTTAAATGCTGATAAAACTCATAATTGTCAGTTTGGCTTCAAGTACGAGAGATCATCAACAGAAGCAGTCCTTAAAATGAGGCAGTTTCAGGAAAAGTACCATACAAAAGAGGAGAGTATACCCCACATCTGTGGTACTTGAAAGGGCATTTGACAAACAACCAAGACAATTAAATGGGGATTACAAAGGCAAAGGATACCAGAAGGACTCAGTACACTTGAAATGTTCCTCTGCCATAACCCTAGATGTGGCATGTGTATGTGAAGAATTAGGTATACCTGTACTGTAATTGTCCTGATACACTGAGCCTTCAGAAGTTTACAAAAGTAATTGAAAAAGCTACAAAGTAGTACAGAAAAGGGGTACCCAGTGAGCTGCTTTATGCAGATGATTTAGTGCTAACAGCAGACTGAGGAAGAGGTGGTGGAAATTTTTACAATGTGGAAGAGTGGAATAGACTGCAGCAGAATATATAAAggtagaacaaagcttatgatGACTAGAAAGTAAGGAAAAAGCTCAAACAGGAAAGTGACCTTGTGGTTGTTTATcagaaaggtgggggggggggtgaactCTGTAAGATGTACTGAATGTAACAGATAGTGGCACCTGAGGTGGccagaaacaaaatataattggAGTAAGAGATTTTCTAATACCAAAGAGATGTGGGAACTGAGAACATGTTGTAAGAGACATAATGGAATGTGAAGAAGTTATTCAAGTGATAAAAACGAAAGTAGCTGTAGCAAGGATGAcaagaagagagatagagagactacAGGTCACATAGGTTGAAAGAGCAAGGACTCCCAATGGGTACATTATTTCAAGCagagattttgaaaaggtgtgaTCACAAAGTCTAGTCATGGTTGAAGTTTGGCGAGTTCATATTAAGGATGAGGAATTAGCAGAGAAGTATGGTGTCCAgaggctggaaaagaaaaagatcacaaagacccataaaaaaaaacattaaatatggaAGCAGAGAGACAACCCTGTAGGAAGGTCCTGATGGGAGTTCAAACAGTAAgtgaacaagacaaaaacaagagataaCTCATTTCAATAAAaccaaaaaaggaaagagaaactggCCTTTTGAGAGGAAAGTTACTTGAATGTGGGAATGCACAAGAAGATACGTATTCCCAAGcgtgtggaaaataaaaaagctatAAGGATTGTTGTTCTTAAAAAACAGGCTGCTCTTAAAAAAGTGAAGTTGAAAGATACATCTGACAGGATACtattatacattaaatacattagtAGTACTATACACTGGTTCTCCTACAGTAGTGGCAGTGCCATAACATCAAATGTATTAAGAGATAACAAACTTAAAATATCTCAAGGTTAataaaactctaataataataatgataatacacgTATTAATAGAATGGCAGCAGGCTTGCACACTGTGGTATTATAAAGTTAGTGACTACAATTATATTTGTTggttattttcatgacttttcACTTTTGGGGGAGCAATGTTTATGGTCTGCTTGGTCAGTTTCCAATTTACCCTTCTCAGTTTTCAACTGTATTACAGGTACTATTTCAGACGTGGAAGTCTTAGTATTTTGCTCTTTGTCTGCCTCCATATCTTGTGAAGCTGAATTTACTCTGCTTAATTTATCCTGTGAAGAGTCATTATCTGCAGAAACAACTGATTTAGTTTTTATCTTGAAAGATTTTTCATGAACAATCACTTTCTTCTTGTTACCAGAGATGGACGAAGTGACGTCATGGGACTCAGCCTGTGACAAAGATTGCTTTGGATGAGCATTAGAACCCACTTGTGATCTGATCTGAAACAGCACTTTTTTGGGAGCTATTATAGATGatattacattttctgttttaccCTGAGAGTTTGTTTCTGCTTTGAGATGGGCTGGGGATGAGCTTTCTTTAGCTGTACTGGACCTGGTGAGTTCTTTGTTCACTTGTGAAGGGGAACTGGAGTTGTGTGATTTGTCATGCACCTGattttcctttttagtaattGTCACAGATGAAATTACCTCCTCAGAATGTGGCTGGGACCTAACTACTTCTGTGGCAGCCACAACACATGAATCTACTTCAGTTGAAGGCATATTAGAAGGGTCTTTTTCCTCATAAACTAATGATGAAGATACCTCTTCTTGCGATGTGTCCTTGGTCAACACCTCGCAGGTAGACATATTTTCAGTTGACAACCGCATTTCTTGAGATACATCTGCTGACTGGACCACTGCTGAGTGCACATTTTTATCCTGTGGCACCTGGGACAATGGCGTGTTTTTGGAAATATCTTCTGACGAATCTACCTCAAAACAATCTTCCTCTATAGGTTCCTCTTTAATCTTGGGATAACTTTTTATCTTCTTAGAACAGTGAAGTGGATGTCGGCGCATGTGTGAGGTAAGGTTACTTTTTTGTCCAAACCTTTTGTCACAGTACAAACAGACAAAAGGCTTTTCACCACTGTGAGTTCTCAGATGGTTATCCAAATGGCTTTTATGTCCAAACACTCTTTCACATTTATCGCAAGGGTAAGTCCTTTTCCCTTTGCCTACTTTCTTAGGTTTATCACTTTGTGCTTTAGATGGAGTGCAAACACTTTTCCGAGTGAAGTTCATGTAATAAACATGACGGACAATCGGCTGACCACCACCTAACACTCGGATATGATTCCACGGGCGATTGTTCGGCATTACAGTCATGTTACAACTTTCACAAACGTATGGCCTCTTACCTGTGTGTGTCCTGATCTGGTAAGCAGGCACTATCACAGTTTCATACTCCATTTGAGAATCATGATACATATAACTGCTTTCATCGACATAAATATCTGGGGTTTCATGATTATCTGATACTACAGTACCTTCTGCATATGAATTCTCCCAGTCTGATTGTTCGTAATACACTTGCTCTTCAACATGTTCTGGCTCCATCTTGACCTGAGCAATGGGCTGGGGTCCAGACCCCTTTTCAAGAGCCATGGCCAAATTTTAATTCCAattaaaactaatgtaataaagCAAATTACAATCAGTGGTATGTTAATCAAAGAAAGGCATTATCCATCTTGATCCCTTACAAATCAATAACAATTCTTGTTTAATCTTAAAGAGCTAATTTTCCAAGAGGACACTAAAAAAGTAATAACCTTGAGATAAagttagaaaaataaactaaacctCAAATACACATCACttaagatatacagtatgtaccaACAGATAAAAATGACAGGACATCAACcaaaaattcatgtaatgaaaatatcaatggCCTCAATTGCAGTACTTGTCacagcacaaaaataaaagtttaattaaaataCCTTGTTGTACAATATTTCGTCACGAACAGGAAAGACTTCGTAAGTGCTATATATTAACTGTTCCTACTACAATACAGTATATCAACTTAATTGCAAGAAAACACCAATTCTTCAAAAGCTAATTTAAATTCAGCTAAAATACTCAAATT
Coding sequences:
- the LOC136831233 gene encoding zinc finger protein 271-like, which produces MALEKGSGPQPIAQVKMEPEHVEEQVYYEQSDWENSYAEGTVVSDNHETPDIYVDESSYMYHDSQMEYETVIVPAYQIRTHTGKRPYVCESCNMTVMPNNRPWNHIRVLGGGQPIVRHVYYMNFTRKSVCTPSKAQSDKPKKVGKGKRTYPCDKCERVFGHKSHLDNHLRTHSGEKPFVCLYCDKRFGQKSNLTSHMRRHPLHCSKKIKSYPKIKEEPIEEDCFEVDSSEDISKNTPLSQVPQDKNVHSAVVQSADVSQEMRLSTENMSTCEVLTKDTSQEEVSSSLVYEEKDPSNMPSTEVDSCVVAATEVVRSQPHSEEVISSVTITKKENQVHDKSHNSSSPSQVNKELTRSSTAKESSSPAHLKAETNSQGKTENVISSIIAPKKVLFQIRSQVGSNAHPKQSLSQAESHDVTSSISGNKKKVIVHEKSFKIKTKSVVSADNDSSQDKLSRVNSASQDMEADKEQNTKTSTSEIVPVIQLKTEKGKLETDQADHKHCSPKSEKS